The nucleotide sequence ACAGACTTTTCAGGTTTGCGAAATATCAGAGCTTGGCATGCGTCTGCTGTTCAGAAGTACCGAACCTGTCTCTTTAGGAGTAAAAGTTTCAGGTATTGTCCATTTTCTTGACGACGAAGATGTAGAAATTGAAGGCGTTGCACTAAGGCAACACGGCGGAGAGGTTGCGATAAAGTTATCAAAAGGTATCTCTGAGCAGAGAATGACCGAAGAGCGCCATCACCTTACTGAAAAATATCCCGATGTCTATCCGGGATCTAATTTACAACCATATAAATTAAATAGTTAAAAACTTTTTTGTTCGCCGTACTTATCTATGACTATATTTTCCTATGATAAGTACGGTACAATTTTTGTTAGCTTGTTGTAAAAATTTGAGAACAAAAATGAATCCTAAAAACCTTCGCCAGTTATCACGGACGTTAGTAAGAAAGCTCGGCATGCTGGAAACCAGCTTTGGTGATCTTAGCCTGCCTCCGGTGCAAATCCACGCCCTTATCGAACTTGATATTGAGCCATGCTCTGTCACCGATCTGGCCGAAAAACTAAAAATCGATAAGTCCAATGCCAGCCGGACAATTTCAAACCTTTCCAAACAACAAATGGCAGAAACCATTTCCGCTCCCAATGATAAAAGGATCCATATCGCGAGACTAACAGCGAAAGGTAAAGAAGCGGTAGACAGGCTTAATGCGCACAAAGATGCTAAAAATCAGGACATCATTGATCAAATTGATGCCGATGAACTGATCATGCTTGAGCAAAGCCTGATCCGTTATAACAAAGCGATGCGCACGGCCAGACTGCAAAAAGAGTACACCATCCGTGAGCTGACTGAGGGTGACGACAAGATCATTGCCAATGTTATTCGAAATGTTTCCGCAGAATACGGACTGACTGCTGATAAGGGCTTTAGCGTAGCAGATCCTCACTTAGATAACCTGAGCCAGGCCTATAGCCAGCAACAGTCCCGCTACTGGGTTATTGAGCAGGATGGCCGTATCTTAGGCGGTGCCGGAGTTGCACCTCTTAAAGGAGAAGAAAGCATCTGCGAGCTGCAAAAAATGTACTTCCTGCCAGAACTAAGAGGTAAAGGCCTGTCACGCACACTGGCACTTAAGTGCTTTAAATTTGCCCGTGAGCAGGGATTTACACAGTGCTATCTTGAGACGACGGATAAACTGTCAGAAGCAGTTGAGTCATATAAAAAGCTTGGTTTTGAGCAAATCCAGCAGCAGCTTGGTGATACCGGGCATAATGACTGCGAAGTCAGGATGCTGAAAGAGCTTTAGAGCAGCTGATAGCTAGAAAGCTCAACCTAAGCCGGATAATGCGACACACATTTCTCCGGACTCAACTCCACTTGCAGCGTCCTTTTCTGCCCGTCCAGCTCAACCTCCAGCAGATAATAGCCGGAGTCAGATGCGGTTGATGCAAGCGGAGCATCTACCTGAAACAGGGCGCTACTCTCCTGGCTGCGCAGATCCAGCGGCATGGTTAAGGTCATGCCGTTAAATTTTACCCGGGCAGAAACAAGACCGGGAGAATAGATATGATAAGAGAGATCCACCCGGAACTCGCATCCGCCACCCTGATGCCAAATCTGCTCTGTGGAGATATAGTCCAGCCGCACATTATTCACAAAGTGCAGAAACGGCGCTTCCCAGACTCCCATCCGCTTGTCCCGCTTCTTTGGCAGAGCCAGCCCCAGCGGACAGGCAACCTCGTCCTCCAGCAAAAAGTCCTCGTCTGCTTCTAAGAAAAGGATCTCAAAGCGGTTTCTCCCCGGACGAAGGTAACGTTTAATATCCTTCCGGTAACTGAGCTGGGTTGAGTCGCAGTCAAATACCGCTTCACCGTTAATACGCACTTCAGAGAAGTAATCAATACCACCAACAATCAGGTCAATGGCAGGGTATGAGAGCATGGCGTCATCCAGTTCAATATCGTGCATCAGGTGCCACTCCTGCTCTGCAATCCCCTCTTCGCTCAGCTCAGAAGGCAAAGCCGCACTTAATGGTGCAGGAAGAAAAATATCATTTTGAGGTACGGTTAAGTCAGTAAGCGGAGAGATTTGCCAATATCCGGCCAGTGATAGCTGCATAAAATCCTGGAAGTTGTTTGATTTTGGCTATTATAAGGACAAATACAGGAATTGATCCAGATCATTTTTCAGCATTCGTGCACTGAAAAATGATCTGGTAACAACGGAGGTTCTAAATCTTAAACTGAGACACCAGCTCAGTCTGTTCGCTGGAAAGACTGTTCAGTGACTCACTGTTTCGCGCCACTTCGTTGGAGTCACTATCGATATTGGTCGCCATATCTGAAATACCAACGATATTCTGTGCCACCTCTTTCGCAACAGCGCTCTGCTCTTCAGAAGCCGTCGCAATTGAGCGGCTCATATCGTTCACTTTCTTCATTGTGTCAACCATATGCTGCAAGGCTTCATAGGTCTGATTGGTCTGTTCCACCGACTGCTCAGCATGGCCGAGGTTTGACTCAACTATGGTTACTGCCTGCTTAGACTTATCCTGAAGGCTGATAATCATGGTATTGATTTCATCGGCAGACTGCTGGGTTCTGGTCGCCAGCGAACGGACTTCGTCAGCCACCACAGCAAAGCCTCTGCCGTGCTCACCGGCACGTGCCGCTTCAATTGCTGCATTCAGTGCCAGCAGGTTTGTCTGCTCAGAGATAGACTGAATTACACTTAGTATTTCACCGATTTGTTCCGACTCTGCAGACAGCCCCTGAATCACGCCGGTCGCATCTGTCAGTGACGCCTGAAGCTCAGTGACAAAGGTCAGGTTCTGCTGCATATTCTGCATATTGCTGCCGGCAAGCTGAACCACACCATCCACTTCAGTGCTGGTTTCCACTGCGTGAGAGGCCACCTCATGCACCGCATGTTCCATTTCAGTAACAGCCGTGGCGATGGAGTCGGTTTGTCTTTGCTGTTCACCGACATCTTTACTCATCTGTTGGCTCATCTGCTGGCTTTCTCCAGCCACACTGCTAAGCATACGTGCCGATTCCTGAACCTTAGAGATCAGGCTGGAAAGCTGGTCGGCCAGTTGATTTACATGCAGGCCAATCTGGCCAAGTTCAGAACGGAAATCGATATCAATTCTCTGGGTAAGGTCACCTTTTTCCAGCCTCATCAGGTTGCAGATAATCGCCTGCAGTGGCTTACGCACGGTAACAACCACAGTCCAGGCCACACCGATGGCGATGGCAAGTGAAACAATAACAAGTAGCAGATTCAGCCATAAAGCATCTGCTGACTCCTGCTTTGCAGTCACCACTGCCTGCTGAGATATTTCCCGGACTTTAGCGGCAAGCTCTGTTGAGTCATCAATAACCGTATTCAGCTCCTGGGCAATTAAGCCAAGCAGTTCGCCGCTCTGATCATTCAGTCCAATAAAGAAAAGGTGACGCTGAAGCAAACCGTCAGGATTAGCAACGGCTCTTTCCAGCAGCTCGACATACACATTCAGAGTATCTTCGCTGTCAGGCATTCCCTTAATGATTCTTTCTGACTTCTCTTTAAAGCGGTCCAGATACAGAATCAGCTCGCTCTCTATTGCCTGAGCCTGCTCTTTGTTTGCGGCAGCCAGCACTTTTTGAAGGTAACTATCAGCGCCCTTACCCTGAGTGACAATATACTCGATATCCCAGACCATCTGCTGCATCTCTTCAGACTGAGCTTCATCATAGAGATCCTGCATATCCTGCTGGAAGAAAAGCCACTCCTCCTCAAAAGCCCCCAGTTCCACCTTAGAAACATTTCTTGCCTCTATCCTTTGATCATGAAGGGCAAGGTGTTTAGCGGCATCTGCCAGAACCGCAGTCGCGCCTCCCTGAATCTGGGTCAGTGCATCAGCGAGCTCAGGGAAAGCATCAAGCTTGCTTCGAAGTGATTCTAAGGTCTGTTCATATGAGGTTCTGGACCGGGCGAAAATACCCCGTAGCTGAGCTCGGTTATCTTCAGCCTGAGTGTTCGCATGCACCAGCATTGCACGGTTAACATTTTGCAGATGCTGCATCAGAACATTGGAGTCATCCAGCATTTCAGTTAACGTAGATGCGGTAAGCTCAAGCTGCCGGGACATCTTAAGCTGAGAGAAGTAGGAGGAAGTGCCTATCGCTATCACAAAGAGTATAACGACAGTAAAACCCAAAATAATTCTTTGAATTAAAGAAAGGTACATTTTTACCTCAATAAGGTTCAGTGCAAAACAGGCCCTAATATATAGAACCCACCAACTTGAAAAAGAAGCCCTACTGACAGTTTAGAAAAAGATCTAAGTTTTAATATAAGTTTTTACTAAAGATCTTAGCTACAAAGTACAAATGTACCAGATTGATATTAAAGATTGATTAACACACGAGTTATAGTTTACTCACTTAAATCTTCGTCATCACCTTCTTCATCGTAGATAGCGTCCTCACCCTCATAGTAGGTGCCCCAGCCATCGTAGATAATGTCGTACTTTTCAGCCAGATGAACCAGCTTTTCAACCTGTGCATCAATCACCTCAGCATTCAGTGCTGACTCCATAGTGGCATCACAGCACAAAAACTTATTACCGTCTTCATCCTCTGTTTCTTCTGCTTCAAGCACTTCAAAGCCCATTTTGAAAGCTTCAACCACAGCTTTTTCCAGAGTTTCAAAATCTTCAGCAAACAGGTGATGCTCAATTTCGTACAGAGAGTCTGGATCACTACCATCTTCTAAAAGAGCCGCGATAATTTCTCGGGTATCCTCTTTTTGAATTGCAATGAGTTCTTCAACAGATAGGTATTCATCTTCGTGAGACATTTTTGTGCTCCAGATAGTTAGCTAGGAAAGAATGTTTAACTCGCGGTGAAATATCGCATGGATCGCAGAGAAAAGCCACCTGCAAACGGGATAATCATTGCTGTTTCAGCATCCAACAAGATAATTTCAGATTTTCAGCATATGATAATAGCTTCTATGCTTGATAAACGACTTCATACTTGTCATAAAGAATGTATGGAACAGAGATGTAAGGAAACAAAATGGGTAAGTTATACGTAGGTTCTGAGGTAGGTCAGCTAAGAAGAGTTCTTCTGCACCGGCCTGAACGGGCACTTACGCACCTCACTCCCTCAAACTGTCAGGAGCTGCTTTTTGATGATGTGCTTGCCGTTGAAGCGGCCGGAGAAGAGCACGATATTTTCGCCCAGACGTTAAGAGAGCAAAACGTCGAAGTATTGCTTCTGCATGATCTACTGGTGGAAACCATTGCCATTCCGCAGGCAAAAGAGTGGCTGCTTAAAAACCAGATCTCTGATTTTCGCTTTGGCCCTACCTTTGCAAAAGAGCTGCAACAATACCTGGGAGAGATGGATAACGAGCAACTGGCCAGTATTTTACTGGGTGGCCTTGCCTATTCTGAGCTGCCGATTCAGTCCTCATCGATGCAGCCTAAAATGCACCGCCCGCTGGACTTTGTCATTGAGCCTCTGCCAAACCATCTCTTTACCCGTGATACCTCCTGCTGGGTGTACGGCGGTGTTTCACTCAATCCGATGATGAAAGAAGCACGCCAGAGAGAAACTAACCACCTGAGAGCCATTTACCGCTGGCATCCGGTCTTCGCCGGTTCAGAGTTTATCAAGTACTTCGGTAACGAAGATCTTCACTACGACAACGCCAATATTGAGGGCGGTGATGTACTGGTGATTGGTAAAGGTGCCGTACTGATTGGAATGTCTGAACGGACTTCTCCTCAGGGTGTGGAAAATCTGGCAGCCAACCTTTTCAGAACCGGGCAGGCAACACAGGTTATCGCCCTTAACCTGCCAAAGCACCGCTCCTGTATGCACCTTGATACGGTCATGACGCATATCGATACCGATACTTTCTCGGTCTACCCTGAGATCATCCGCAATGATCTGGAAACCTGGCACCTGACACCAAAAGCGAACGGTGATATCAATGCGCAGCAACTGTCGGGCTATATTCCGGCTCTGGAGTCGGCTCTGGGAGTCGATCAGTTAAAACTAATCACCACCGGCGGAGACAGCTATGAAGCGGAACGTGAGCAGTGGAACGATGCCAACAATGTGCTGACAGTGAAACCCGGCGTTGTGATTGGGTACGAGCGTAATGTGTACACCAACGAAAAGTATGACAAAGCCGGCATTAAGGTTCTGACCATTCCCGGAAACGAACTGGGCCGCGGACGGGGTGGTGCCCGCTGTATGAGTTGCCCGATAGAGAGAGACGGAATTTAAAGCCACAAATATTTACAAGCCAATTAATAAGCCACTGTTATGTTTTTATATTGCAGTGGCTTTTTATATTTAGATCCGGTTCTAACTTTAGATAATTTGTCACTTCTGTTTTTGCTCTGAATAAAATGAATATTTTTCCAAAAATATTCATATAGCAGGGAATCAGATTGAAACTTATTCTCTATGATACGCATAAATATTGGCACTAGCTTTCTCTTTTTCCTAAGAATACTTAGCTAAATTATATTCAAACCGGGAAACATTGAATAAAACCCGAAAATTTAACCAGATAAAATTCAAGCATAGCAACCCAAATAAAGTGATATTTAAATCAAAGCAGATTATCAGGTCGTCAGAATACCCTACACTAAACCAAAAATATTGTGATAATCAGCAAGGTTAACTCCACCTCTCCTCCCTAATATAAATACCAATTTACTCACCACCTTTAACGCTGAAACTATTTTTGGCGCGGTATTTCACAACCAGATTTTGCCCGAATTTGGCTGTAAGGAGAAAGCTATGACAACGGAAACAGTAAAACAGGAAGGTAAAGGCGGATTCTTTTCCAACTTTAAATTTCCTTCTGCATACACCATTCTTTTCGTACTGATTGCTATTGTAGCCATGCTGACCTGGATTGTTCCTGCAGGTCAGTATGACAGACAGATGAACGAAGAATTAGGCAAAGAGGTCCCGGTAGCGGGAACCTATAAGCCGGTGGAAAGTAATCCGCAGGGAGTCGTCGATGTACTTATGGCGCCCATTGACGGCTTTTACGACCACAACTCTTACGAAGCAGCGGCGATAGATGTCTCGCTGTTTATCCTGATTATCGGCGGCTTTCTTGGCCTGGTAACGAAAACCGGTGCAATAGATGCTGGCATAGAAAGGGTGACCCAGAGACTGGAAGGCAGGGAAGAACTTATGATTCCCATCCTTATGGCTCTGTTTGCCACCGGGGGAACCGTATACGGAATGGCAGAAGAATCTCTGCCCTTCTATACCCTGCTTGTACCGGTAATGATGGCGGCCCGCTTTGACCCTGTTGTCGCAGCGGCGACCGTACTGCTTGGTGCTGGCATTGGCACTCTTGGCTCCACCATTAACCCATTCGCTACCGTTATCGCCGCCAATGCCGCAGGTATTCCCTTTACCGACGGTATGGT is from Vibrio sp. JC009 and encodes:
- a CDS encoding PilZ domain-containing protein, which produces MRDSLPMQERRMFYRLRYPNSDRPSVEMLGQTFQVCEISELGMRLLFRSTEPVSLGVKVSGIVHFLDDEDVEIEGVALRQHGGEVAIKLSKGISEQRMTEERHHLTEKYPDVYPGSNLQPYKLNS
- a CDS encoding helix-turn-helix domain-containing GNAT family N-acetyltransferase, which gives rise to MNPKNLRQLSRTLVRKLGMLETSFGDLSLPPVQIHALIELDIEPCSVTDLAEKLKIDKSNASRTISNLSKQQMAETISAPNDKRIHIARLTAKGKEAVDRLNAHKDAKNQDIIDQIDADELIMLEQSLIRYNKAMRTARLQKEYTIRELTEGDDKIIANVIRNVSAEYGLTADKGFSVADPHLDNLSQAYSQQQSRYWVIEQDGRILGGAGVAPLKGEESICELQKMYFLPELRGKGLSRTLALKCFKFAREQGFTQCYLETTDKLSEAVESYKKLGFEQIQQQLGDTGHNDCEVRMLKEL
- a CDS encoding methyl-accepting chemotaxis protein; this encodes MYLSLIQRIILGFTVVILFVIAIGTSSYFSQLKMSRQLELTASTLTEMLDDSNVLMQHLQNVNRAMLVHANTQAEDNRAQLRGIFARSRTSYEQTLESLRSKLDAFPELADALTQIQGGATAVLADAAKHLALHDQRIEARNVSKVELGAFEEEWLFFQQDMQDLYDEAQSEEMQQMVWDIEYIVTQGKGADSYLQKVLAAANKEQAQAIESELILYLDRFKEKSERIIKGMPDSEDTLNVYVELLERAVANPDGLLQRHLFFIGLNDQSGELLGLIAQELNTVIDDSTELAAKVREISQQAVVTAKQESADALWLNLLLVIVSLAIAIGVAWTVVVTVRKPLQAIICNLMRLEKGDLTQRIDIDFRSELGQIGLHVNQLADQLSSLISKVQESARMLSSVAGESQQMSQQMSKDVGEQQRQTDSIATAVTEMEHAVHEVASHAVETSTEVDGVVQLAGSNMQNMQQNLTFVTELQASLTDATGVIQGLSAESEQIGEILSVIQSISEQTNLLALNAAIEAARAGEHGRGFAVVADEVRSLATRTQQSADEINTMIISLQDKSKQAVTIVESNLGHAEQSVEQTNQTYEALQHMVDTMKKVNDMSRSIATASEEQSAVAKEVAQNIVGISDMATNIDSDSNEVARNSESLNSLSSEQTELVSQFKI
- the rraB gene encoding ribonuclease E inhibitor RraB; translated protein: MSHEDEYLSVEELIAIQKEDTREIIAALLEDGSDPDSLYEIEHHLFAEDFETLEKAVVEAFKMGFEVLEAEETEDEDGNKFLCCDATMESALNAEVIDAQVEKLVHLAEKYDIIYDGWGTYYEGEDAIYDEEGDDEDLSE
- the arcA gene encoding arginine deiminase, which translates into the protein MGKLYVGSEVGQLRRVLLHRPERALTHLTPSNCQELLFDDVLAVEAAGEEHDIFAQTLREQNVEVLLLHDLLVETIAIPQAKEWLLKNQISDFRFGPTFAKELQQYLGEMDNEQLASILLGGLAYSELPIQSSSMQPKMHRPLDFVIEPLPNHLFTRDTSCWVYGGVSLNPMMKEARQRETNHLRAIYRWHPVFAGSEFIKYFGNEDLHYDNANIEGGDVLVIGKGAVLIGMSERTSPQGVENLAANLFRTGQATQVIALNLPKHRSCMHLDTVMTHIDTDTFSVYPEIIRNDLETWHLTPKANGDINAQQLSGYIPALESALGVDQLKLITTGGDSYEAEREQWNDANNVLTVKPGVVIGYERNVYTNEKYDKAGIKVLTIPGNELGRGRGGARCMSCPIERDGI